The Chiloscyllium plagiosum isolate BGI_BamShark_2017 chromosome 20, ASM401019v2, whole genome shotgun sequence genome includes the window TTACTAGAAATCTATTGACACTTTATGTGGACTTTATGCCTTAAGTGTTTTACACATTCAGTTTAGTCCTGGACGAAGCTTGGCACATGGAagtttgagaggggaaaactATCTTAACGGTATTTAGTGATTTGTGAGGAAGCAAAACTGTTTTCAGTCTTCTGTCATCCACTGTGGAACAATCCAGCAAACACACAATGTTGATTATGCCTCCATGCCAAGTCTATGAACTTTCTTTAGGAGTACgcatgtatatttttgaaaaaaaatataaCAGGAAAATTACTTTACCTTGAATCTGCTTTCATTCAGTCCTAAAATATCAGTACAAATATAGAACATAACACTTTTAATTGTAAAGAACTTTACAAAATAGAGAAATTGTGCAACTATGGAAGCACACTGACTATGGGCCATCTGATGTATAAATCATTGGTAAACATTGGTTAATATACAGCAAAGAGAGATGCAACATGTACAATGCAAAATACAGTCTGTACATCTTTGAATGCTAACAATTGGAAATCCTGGCACACAGAattaaacaagaaagaaaaagattTGAGAGTATTTGTGGTTTTTACATCAAGTTGATTTATACATCAGACATCCTACGTATTAAAGTACAAAACAGAGCAGCTGAATGGTAGTAATACAAAACACTGTAATGCTCTTATCGTAAGTAACACTAAATACATGTAACAAAATTCTAATGGCACTTAAATTTTATAAAAGATTCATTACCAGTTTATGGTGCTGAAGAGATACTCTCCTATATAGATTTATGAAAGTGCTAGAACATAGTGAGTTAACCAGCCATAAGAGGAACTATTAGCCTTACAATGAATACAGGAATTAATGTTCATTAAGAAAGGTGTACTCGATCACTATACAGTTGTTCACCAATGTGAAAAAAGTTGATATTGTCACTTTGGCTGTTCACCAAACAATATTAAGATCAACTTAAAATCTGTCCACaggtaacagagttgttgtcactcatttgcatccaaatcatccaTGATATAAACAATTCTCTTTTTTTGTGGGGTGAAATGGAACATGCAGGTAATTTTCCAATTGGTACCACAACAGTCTATATGTTAATCTCCTCCTGAAAAAGTGAACTGAGGAAATCCATTAAGATATTTAAGTTGAGTAAAGCCACACTATACATATTGTTGCAACAGTTTACTGGTTTATAAGATAAACCACTCTAGGCTATGATAGATATGACACTGGACTTCTGCCATTATAGTAATTTGGCAGTGATATTATTTtcataaaaataataatttatataTTAAAATACAGATATTGTTGATTTGCAAAAGGAGTTTAATCATTTTTAATCAGCTTATTGCAAATCAATAGCAggtttttgctgatgttgattcAGTAACAGAGGTCCACATTCACTGTAAGGCAGATTTGGTTTTCTCCTAGGCTTATAGCAAGAAGCATGCATGAGGTGATGCGTTGTGTCTTTGTGAGGTCCTGCTCAGAGAACTGTGAAATAAGGATTCAAAATAGCTCAAAGCCTCTGGTGGCCAGAATAAGGCACTGTCAGGAGAGGCaaaacagtaaaagaattaaaatCTTTACATTAAACACAAGCATAACATAAAAATCTTTCTTGATGAGACCCTGACATATAATCAGGGTATTCTTAAACCAAACACCCTGTTCTGTATCCTTTGTAGATCTCAACTCCTAAATACAAGGAAAGGTACAATATTTTCAAAGTAATTATTCACTACAATAAAAGTCTAGTGATACTTGATGGATTTTAAGATTACTATGCCTACAAGCCAACAATGCACCTCTTGCAGACGATGGTTAAGAATTTACTTAGCTTGATGTGTTTTAACTACTTAATTTGGAACTAAATCTTCTAATATATGCACTTTAGTATTATACACAGATGTATATCATAATGTCTTTCCTTCTCTTGAGGATACgtttggggtttaaatgaatgcaCAAAGCAAAATTTAGGATTATTACTCAGATGTAAAAGGCAATGATTAAAATATAAGAAGCAACTGCATTATAATTAAGCCACAATATCTCCCCAGTAAGCTGAGAATTGAGTgtgttcagtgttttgtttttaaagcttattttttaaaaagcaaaattagTGTTGGAAGGAAAACTGCATCACACATTTAGATAGTGGCTATTATGATAATTAATTTTATTCAAAATGTTAAGTTTTGAGTGTGCCACAAATCTGGACGCAAAGAAGGATTCTTCAATAGTTTAGAAAAATAGAGCCAGACTCCGGTAAAAATGTGCATCAAGCTAACTTTGATCGATTGGCTGTGATTATTTTTTGTGCAATTATGTACCTTTGTTACAAACTAACATTCAAGTCTACCTTGCTTTAGGCTATTCCTTTTTCAGAGATGTTTAACCAATGGTCTGAAATACTTTTACAGTACTACACAGAACACAATGAGGGTGCTCCCGAGCCTAGTACTGAACAAAATCACTGAGGTGCTGAATCAGTACCCTAGAAACATCAGCAGCAAAATTTAAACTGCTAATTTTATAACGTAGGATGCAACATATAAACTTTGCTGTAAGTGAGTTAATATTAATGTTCAAAACCTGCATATGCATAAGCTATGTAGGCTCTGCACACCACAGTATAATAGCTTAAATGTGAGACAATGGATTGAAATAATTGAACATAACGAGGTGACATCTATCCTCATGAAAAATATTATTTCCTGAGGAAAATGAAGCAGCTGCTTTGCAATCATAGTAGTAAAAGAGGGACCAATCTGGCAAGATGAAAACTTTCATACACCAGAGTATGACAAATTTAGCTATACAGAAAGAAATGCAAGGCTAGAAATTATTGTTGCCAACGCTCACAACTTGAAGTGTCCATTAGATTTGCTTGCTGTTTTAACAGGTATTGACCAGTTTACTTAAAATGGGTTAATACCACCATTAAAATAACAAAAGGTCATATGAATATGCTAAGCATTTCCCTAGCACCATTATAAACAGTAATTTCTAGGCCCTGCTCTTCGAATAATTATTCATGGTCAACACTTCCTGGCACatatctacatttttaaaaactgaaaggtgttttaaagaagaaataaaccaatactatttttttttaagaggacaATTGACTGGGCACAACTCACATGGCGAGCACAATTTAACTATTTCACAGAGCAACTTTTGTTTCATGAGGAGACCTTTGCATGCgacaaaaattgttttaaaaacacaatttgGACAAAGCAGAGATTAATACATGTTGCACAATGCTATATTAACTATATTATATTCCCATCCTTCACTAATCTTTCCCTGTAATTCTATTTCAGACTTTTAGCTCATGAATTAACTTCTCAGTTGTAACAGGTCTCCATGTATGTTAAAAACATATGAAATGTTAGCTATCTGGGGAGTAATTTTCACATTAAAACTCATCCACTTCAGAATTCTGATATGATCAGCCCTCCTGTGGATTTCTATCCATAGTAGAGTGTAGAAAGCAAAAGGCTCATTGTTTGTATAGGCCTCATCAGTTgctaatagatttttaaaaaaataaccctCCATATTATGGATTAAACTGAATAACGGAAATTGCCTTATAAAAGCTTCTTCAAAGCTTTAGCTTCCTTTGAGTTCTAGAAAGCTTTGTGCGCTTCATTAATTTCCACTCcaagcacagattattgaataaAAGATTCAACAGTAGTTCACTGGAAAGCCTGGTGGAATCGTGGCAATGTTGTTGTGCTCAGGCTGGTGGTAAAGACTGGAGACAATGGGTGAAGAGGCCCAAGGTTCAGACCATTTCCAGATCCTTGGGAGTCCTGGAGCTGAGGCTGAAGAGCAGTAAGCAAGGACTGAGGTTCACTTTGAGCATAGCCCATTACCAGCCCCCCCGTTGAAACAGGTGGGTTGTACGTAGGGTGGTTCAGTGGTAAGAAGCTCAGTAAATGTGAGAAGTCCATGTTTGCTGTACAGAGGGATTCCGTAATTATAGCAGGGCTTTTGGAAAGCAAATGTTCACCAGAAATGTCATCCAGAGGCCCAGTTTGTGAATCTAAACCTACTTTAGCTGGTGAAGACGGAGATTCATGGGTTGAAAGTGGCAAACTGCTGTGCAAGTCCATTAAGTAACTTTCGGTTGGCTTCTCAGACAAGCCAGTGGCATATGAGGTAGATCCAAGCTGATATTTAGAAGGGGGTTGAGGGGGTGCTGAATGAATTGACGATGGAGACTCCATTTGGCAACCCATTCCCATGGCAAGAGAACTTGCAACCAGACTGTGAGACGATCCAGAATTTGTCATGGCTTGAATGTGTGGACTGTACATGCTCATTGGTAAACTAGTAAATGGCTTTCCTACTGCCTCCTTCGACGCcatgcacatcattggactaaGTTCTTCCTTTACTGTTATGGGTGGACTGGAGTGAAGCAGACCCATCATTTCAGATGGTTCAGTCTTAATTTTCAATAATTCCTGCGAATGACTCTTCTTCATATGTCTTGTCAAGTGGTCCTTTCTGCCAAATCGCTGAGCACAATACTGACAGAGGAAGTCTTTTCTGCCCGTATGGACTACCATGTGTCTCCGAACATCTTTGCGAGTGTAGAACCGTCGATCACAGTGGTCACACTGGTGCTTCTTCTCCTTAACTCCACTTGATGACTTGCCTGAATGGGTTTTCAGGTGCTCAAGCAGAACCTCTGTACTCTCAAATGTCTGAAGGCATACTTTGCAGGTCAGGTCACCACTAGTGGCAGCATGCAGCGCCAGGTGACGCTTGTAGCCTAACTTGGTATTGTAGTTCTTGCCACATTCTTCACACTTGAATGCCTCTTTATTTGGATCGTGTGTCTGAAGGTGGTTCTTCAGGTGGTCTTTTCGGTGGAACATTTTTTCACAGTAGGTGCACTTATGTGTTTTTTGTGGTGAATGCGTGGCCATGTGCCTAAACAAAATAATAGTGAAAATAATCAGGACTACACACATTTCCCATGCTACTTTAAAATATAGTGACATCAAATTAAATTAGAAAGATTTAATGCTGATTACAAAAAAATGCAAGCTCCATAATTTTTCCAAGTGGTTTTCTAATACTTATTGAAGATAATCATTTCAAGCGATGATCATTAATTATATTCTTACTGATCCATTACACAAATGTAAGACACAATTCAGTGCAATTTTGCCAAATTGTCCAAAAGTATGAGACAATTTTTGAATTATTACAAGAAAATGCAAAGACTCGACCAAGTGttcaatattttgaaattaaaacagaaagcagCATTGCATACTTTCCACCTCTTAAATCAAAGGTGTTTGTTAACTATATTTTGTCCCTGGAGGAAATGTAAATGTTATAAACTAAAAAGATCAAAAAGCAAAACAGCTGAATTTTTTTATCAACTTAATGGCAACTCaacaaagcaaaataattttatgtttaTTAACAGCTGCATATATCACAAAATTAGAACTTATATGCCTATTTTCAATACAACTGTAATTTAAAAAACACACGAGAAGGTAGCCATGCAGAGCTAGGCAGAGGGTGCCTGTAATACTGAAGATAGCAAAGGAAGTGTAGATAGGGATCATTAGATACAGAGTCAGGATTCTTTGGATCATTGAATAATTTGCCTATAGATTAAGCTTTGTGACATGTCAGGGTTTTTAGATTGTCAAGCTGGATTTCCAAACTAGCCCCAAATATCAACCAGATTTGTCTGCTGTTGTAGATAACCGTTATTTGACATTGCAGGTTTTATTTGGCTGTGgctgcttttttttgttgtttttttaagtAATACTGCCACCTCATCAGCGTTGACAGCGAGACACTGGAGGTTACTCACGCATTGAAACTCCTCAATGACCAGTCACTTGCTGCCGAAATCCACACAGGTATCATTAAAAGCTGTAAATGAGAGTGCAGAAGAACAGCAATCTGACTGACAATACCAAACCTTTTGAGCCTACTAAGTCTATCTCCTCAGTGTTCTCTTTCGCAGACCTACACAACAAACATAAGGCAGAAGAAAAGACTGAACAGTTTCTACATTCAGATGCATCTCATAGCAAGACAAAGACACCAACTCAGGAATGGTGATTGGCTCTTTCGACTGACATTGTGAAAAGTGTTTCTACGTCACAATTTCATACCATGGATTTTCAGGGTTTCAAATCATATTCCTATTAACCTGCAGACATGTTAAGATGTTAATACAAACCAGTCTCAATTGGAATTTGTCTTTCCATGAGGCAACACTGTTCAGAACAGCCCTTTAAATGCCTCCTGAATCACAAAATGAAAGCAAGATTACTATATTTACAGGATTTAAAAGATGATTTGAGACTGCATTTTTAAGTTTAGAATAAGGGATCATGTGACCTTTTCTGACATCTCCAGATCCTGGACAGAGGCTGAAGCTAGAAATTAAAGAAGTTATTTTAGTTCACTAAGCAGAAATGCAGGCGGGAGCCTACATTCAAATAGAAAAGGTCAAATTAGTGCGAAGTTAGAAGTTACCTAGTTTCGGCTAGAGGGAGTGTTTGTGGGAAACAGTACCTCATGGTAAAAGACAATTATTAGTTTGTGAATTGTCAGGctgagaaaagaacaggagtCAGTAACTAAGAAATAAAACCATAAataactggaaaaactcagcaggtcaggtagcatctgtggagagaatgcattccctccatagatgctacctggcctgctgagtttcttcattaatttaggattttgtttctgatttccagcatctgcagttctttatttttttttgtttagtgtttaACTTGGGAACTAAGAATCACTTTGGATCAATTTTGGAAAAAATTAAAAGTCTACAGAAAGGGACATGAAGTATATACATGGAGACTGTTTCATCGACTgtacaaaaatttaaaaaaggagcatTCAATTCTGAGAGTTAAACACAAGTTGCCCACAAAAAGAAAGTAGGACTTAGTTAAAAGTACTCATTTAAGTTACTTGTTATTGTCAAAGTTCCGAATTGTGAAATCCTGTCATTCACTCTTAGTTGGAAGtttgaatctgtttttaaaaaatagccaGTCAATCTCTACCAAGATCCTAGCAAGCAACGAAACAGAAATAGATCTGAGCAAACTAAGAATCTTGAACTGTGTTCAATCAGAACCAATAAATTGATCTTCTTGTGTCATAGCATTTAACAGGATTTCTCTACTGGGAGTACGGACAGGTTCACATTGAATTGGCATGAGTGATGAAACTGCCCCATCACCACAAAGTGAATTCACTTTTATAAAGAAAACCTGTTTAAAGGCAGGTAAAGAGGAAACAAATTACTGAAGTTCAGTGCATTGTGCAGCCAACATGGTGGAAAGGTTGGAATATTTGAAAACTTGGAAGAAAATTCATGTGAAGTTCAGGTCATTATGTACTTTTTAATCACTGCCTTGTTAATGATAACATTATGTAATTCTGAGATGAGCCATCTGCTTGTCTGACAAACTTGTAAGACTCGCTCATAAAGTATATTTGGAAGCAGCTTAAAGATGACTTTCAGATCATTTCTTCAGTTGTAAATGTTAGTGAAGCAGACCATGTGATCTTTCTAAAATCTACTCTTATAGAATATCCTAGCTTCAATGTAACCCTGCTGGTTAAATATGCTTATTGTGAAGTTGTGAAATTGTTCCACTGCCACTTAACATAATTCACATTGGTTTTGAAATGAGTAGAGAAGTCCCAGCAGATGTCTAGTTTGCTGATGCAGATGTACACTGGGTGAGCATAGGAAGTAGTAGATCAAGACTCAACAAATTTGCATGTCATTCCTCTGTGTGCAACTTTAGCAACAAGATTAACCAGGTTTTTTAAACTAGCAGATAGATATTTGTCATGCCACATTATTAAGAACACACGgctaaaaaaaaaaactgtcatttATAATTTGTGTCAGGTTATCACTAAAAAGACTAATAAATTAAAGACATTATCTTTGCATGCTGAGATACTTTGACACCTTGAAGAGGTCAGTTTTGATTCAGAAGTGGTTACATCTAATAGGAAATCTACAACAATGGAGCCCAAACTCCAACATTAGCAGACAGTTCTGGTCATACCACAGAAGTGCTTTGAATAAGTGCCATAGTTTGGTGAATTATTGTGGCATATTGATTATTCATCATTATTGCATCATCACAATCCCCAAAGTGAGAAAGGGAGGGCAGCAGAATCAGCTTTTAACATTCATCAGCTTTCTGCAGAACAGAGGATCAGGTTGATAGAAAAAGCATTTTAATGTCAGCAAATCATTTATAATGATGTTGCTGATGAAAACAGTAATAGTGTTTCACACAATACATGGAAACAGTGGCACAATTTCCTCTGTATGTTTTGTATAACAAATTAATAAATCAATTTCTAAAGAATGCGTTTATGCGTAACACATTTCTTTAGGCATAAAATAGCCCAATTTGGGCAGGGAGAGGGGAGGGGTCTTAAAGATTTTCCTGGACTGTAGTCTAATCAGTCGCAATTTTCAAATAATATTCCAAGCGAAAGGCACATTATTGATCAGTGTCCAGGTGATTTTGTTAAGCAAAATTCGCAGTGCTTTCTTAATGCTGAATAGTTTCTTTAAACACATATGAATTTCAAATGTTCACGATTTCCTAACATATTTTCTGATGTTAATACCCCTTATGCAATTACTTCCCAGTCTAATTCTAACGTAATAAATGTTCTGATTAGCAGAGTACACTCACAAAAAGCTTAACATACCACATTACAATCTCGGTATGCACACATGTAACAGGCTTTACACTATTTACCACATATCCATTTAAATCAATGAACATACTATACCTCGGCAAAAAGAGAGTTAAAATTCACTAATAGTTTGCATGCTAACTTTGCTTATCTAAAGTTTTTCTCTTAAATGTCCTAATCTTATAAACTGACCAATTTCAGAACTGCCTTATGATACAGAAAATCAATTACAAGAAAACAATAAATGAGCAGTATAATACCCAGGATCTGGCCACATGTTTAATGGGCACGTAATCTCAACACTGCTTTTTACATGTGTATTTGATGGCAAAATGTCAATTCAGTAAATAGAATATGCAAAACCCTCCTATATTGTTTTTTGCACTTTAGTAAATAATAAACATGTAGCAGAAAGGTTAAAAAAAGGCAGACTTCAGCACATAAGAAACACCAGCAATATTGTTTGAGAACAGGAGATGTCACCACGGTCAGTTCAGCCAAAATGAATAACGCTCCTGGTCAGGAGATAAACCCAGGCAAATACAAGTGACTCTATACAACACATTATGGTAAAGGACATGCAGCTTCAACTAGATTCTGCTATGCAAGTCACTAACTGCTAGTCATAAACTTTGAAGTTACATTCTATGTTTTGCTTGGTAAATTTAGGCCAAAATTCCAAACTTTGGTGAATGGGAGACCACAACATTTGCCACTAGCTATTAGTAAATAGATGTTAAAATACTCTTATCTATTGTGTCCCAGGCAGTTTCTATCTAAAATCAATGTATGTAACTAAAATGGTGGCACTGTAACCAGCCTGTGGCTAATTAGAAATTTCCAGTCAACAACACTGTCCAAGATCTCTCAGAGAAATAGCAGACAAAATCAGTTGCTGAAACTCAGGAGGTGGGGTGATCAAGGGTGGGCCATCAGATTGAGGAGTATATCGAGGTTGAAAGTTAGAGGGGTttaagcagagaattccacaacaCAGAGTCAGGACTGCCTGAAGAACAGAAGATAAATCGGCACCTTTGTTATGGATGAGATGGAGTTTACACACAATACAGGATGGAAAGCTAGCCAGGGTAGCATTGAAACTGCAAGGCATGAAGGTGAACTGGTAAAGAACTTGAATATCAGGCCTAAAGCACAGGGAGGGGTAGGCAATTTTACAAAGGAGTAAGCAGCCTATGTGACGGTTGTGATAGGAAATCATATGGTCAGCTTGGTTTGCCAAGGTGGCAAACATTGTGACCATCCTTAAAATGTGGCCAGGAAACAAGACCAGAGTCGCCTTCAAATCTCAAGCCAATTTGTTATTTATGTAGCAAATCTGCCTGTTGTGATGAAAGCTGTGTAATATTAATGAACATTTTCAGAGCTTCAATTTCCAAGTAGTGGCATGCAGATGATGATGACATTGTGAAGGAATGTTAGTGAAGGAACCAGGTTAGACAACCCTTCGTCAACAGTGACGTAATTTGGTGTCAGAGAGCAAGTGATTGTAACCAAGTACAGTGATCATGCAAAATTATTCATGCTGCACTGGTTTAATGATAAATGGAACAAACATTGAAGGTGTTTAGCTTGTTCTCAGTTCAGGAGAATCAAGGATTGATTTGAATTTAGAAAACCTAGAAATTTACACAGTTCAAAAGTTCTGACTGAGATATGACGGACGTAGAGTGTCTCTCCTCAGAAAAAGCTTTTTTCAGAGTAGTTCAGGGAATGTGCTACCTCAGTATAAGAGGTTAGGTTGTGCAACTTCAAGCCTAAGAATGTTTGGTTAAAAATCTACAAAAAATTAGAAGCTGAGAGAGGGTAGCCTCCTAATGGAGTATTCATGTAAGGTGACTCCACAGTTCACAGGACAGATATTGGTAAGAGTTCTTCTTGAAATTCATTCAAGGAACTGCATTGGCtgtttattgctcattcctaattacaATTAAGATGATgttagtgagctgtcttcttgaaccactgcagtccatttggtgcaagCACATCCACAAAGCTTTTAGGGAGACAATTCTAAGAcattgacccagtggcagtgaaggatttgcaatatatttccaagtcaggatggagaataACTTGGAGGGAACTTACAACCGGTTGGGTTCCCATGTACCTGTGACCCAAGTCTTTTCAAGTGGTTGTGGTCAAGAGTTTGGAATGAGTGTACAGATGGTATATACTGCTGCAACGCAACACTGAAGGTCTTGGGAATGAATGTATGGGGATGTAGTTCCactcaagcaggctgttttgttctggaagGTGTCCAGCTTCTCgagttggggctgcacccatccaggcaagtggggagtattccatcacacttctgccttgtgccttgtagatggtggacaggtgtcagggagtcaggaggtgagttgcacACTGTAGTGTTCTTAATCACTGACCTGCTCTGCTAGCCACAGCATCTGCAGGccgagtccagttcagttctgagtaacagtttaaaaaaaattactgaagaATTGCTGAATCCTTCAGTGTATCTGATGAGTTGAGAACAGAGCTGCCCATTGCacaatcagcaaacatccccatttctgaccttttgatggagggaaagtcattgatgtagctgggcctaggacactaccctgaggaacacctgaaAAAAATTACTTAGAACTGATTGACCTTCAACCacagggcagaagtgggtactgcagatgctggagattagagtcaagattagagtgatgctggaaaagcacagcaggtcaggcagcatccaatgagcaggaaaatcaatgtttcaggcaaaagcccttcatcaggaattttcttcattcctgatgaagggcttttgcccgaaatgtcgatttgcctgttcctcggatgctgcttgacctactgtgcatttccagcaccaccctaatcttgacctTCAACCACAACTATGTGCTAgctatgactccaactagtggagagCTATCCCCTTTATACTAAAGCTAAAACTCCTTGATGCGACACTCGGTCAAATGCTATTTTtacgtcaagggctgtcactctcacctcacctcgagaattcagctcttttgccgaTGTTGGAACCAAGGCTGTTATCAGGTCAGGAACTGAATCGctgtggtggaattcaaactggaTATCATTcagcaggtcattgctgagcagatgctgcttgaaagcaaaccctttccatcactttactgctgaatAAGAGTAGACTTTACTGCTGAATAAGTGTGGTAATTGGCCTGGTTGGATGTGTTATTCTTTCTGTGCACAGGACATGGCTGGGTAGTTTTCCaaaaaccaaaacagaagttgctggaaaagctcagcaagtctggcagcacctggtagagaaatcaaggttaacgtttcgggtccagtgatccttcctcaactGTTAGcttcgatttctcttcacagatgctgccagacctgttgtgtttttccagcaacttctatttttgtttgatttctgcagtgtgtaactcacctcctcactcccagacacctgttcacca containing:
- the plagl2 gene encoding zinc finger protein PLAGL2 isoform X1, yielding MAAVATDDLSQITITKQKEDTQKVLEAKWKGKESKPRRTLECLICGAFFSSVDKLKVHSYSHTGERPYTCSHPECTKAFVSKYKLLRHMATHSPQKTHKCTYCEKMFHRKDHLKNHLQTHDPNKEAFKCEECGKNYNTKLGYKRHLALHAATSGDLTCKVCLQTFESTEVLLEHLKTHSGKSSSGVKEKKHQCDHCDRRFYTRKDVRRHMVVHTGRKDFLCQYCAQRFGRKDHLTRHMKKSHSQELLKIKTEPSEMMGLLHSSPPITVKEELSPMMCMASKEAVGKPFTSLPMSMYSPHIQAMTNSGSSHSLVASSLAMGMGCQMESPSSIHSAPPQPPSKYQLGSTSYATGLSEKPTESYLMDLHSSLPLSTHESPSSPAKVGLDSQTGPLDDISGEHLLSKSPAIITESLCTANMDFSHLLSFLPLNHPTYNPPVSTGGLVMGYAQSEPQSLLTALQPQLQDSQGSGNGLNLGPLHPLSPVFTTSLSTTTLPRFHQAFQ
- the plagl2 gene encoding zinc finger protein PLAGL2 isoform X2; this translates as MTPPLHCIRFLYSSQIAEATLNSGCNRHMATHSPQKTHKCTYCEKMFHRKDHLKNHLQTHDPNKEAFKCEECGKNYNTKLGYKRHLALHAATSGDLTCKVCLQTFESTEVLLEHLKTHSGKSSSGVKEKKHQCDHCDRRFYTRKDVRRHMVVHTGRKDFLCQYCAQRFGRKDHLTRHMKKSHSQELLKIKTEPSEMMGLLHSSPPITVKEELSPMMCMASKEAVGKPFTSLPMSMYSPHIQAMTNSGSSHSLVASSLAMGMGCQMESPSSIHSAPPQPPSKYQLGSTSYATGLSEKPTESYLMDLHSSLPLSTHESPSSPAKVGLDSQTGPLDDISGEHLLSKSPAIITESLCTANMDFSHLLSFLPLNHPTYNPPVSTGGLVMGYAQSEPQSLLTALQPQLQDSQGSGNGLNLGPLHPLSPVFTTSLSTTTLPRFHQAFQ
- the plagl2 gene encoding zinc finger protein PLAGL2 isoform X3, with amino-acid sequence MIPVWISAASDWSLRSFNAHMATHSPQKTHKCTYCEKMFHRKDHLKNHLQTHDPNKEAFKCEECGKNYNTKLGYKRHLALHAATSGDLTCKVCLQTFESTEVLLEHLKTHSGKSSSGVKEKKHQCDHCDRRFYTRKDVRRHMVVHTGRKDFLCQYCAQRFGRKDHLTRHMKKSHSQELLKIKTEPSEMMGLLHSSPPITVKEELSPMMCMASKEAVGKPFTSLPMSMYSPHIQAMTNSGSSHSLVASSLAMGMGCQMESPSSIHSAPPQPPSKYQLGSTSYATGLSEKPTESYLMDLHSSLPLSTHESPSSPAKVGLDSQTGPLDDISGEHLLSKSPAIITESLCTANMDFSHLLSFLPLNHPTYNPPVSTGGLVMGYAQSEPQSLLTALQPQLQDSQGSGNGLNLGPLHPLSPVFTTSLSTTTLPRFHQAFQ
- the plagl2 gene encoding zinc finger protein PLAGL2 isoform X4 yields the protein MATHSPQKTHKCTYCEKMFHRKDHLKNHLQTHDPNKEAFKCEECGKNYNTKLGYKRHLALHAATSGDLTCKVCLQTFESTEVLLEHLKTHSGKSSSGVKEKKHQCDHCDRRFYTRKDVRRHMVVHTGRKDFLCQYCAQRFGRKDHLTRHMKKSHSQELLKIKTEPSEMMGLLHSSPPITVKEELSPMMCMASKEAVGKPFTSLPMSMYSPHIQAMTNSGSSHSLVASSLAMGMGCQMESPSSIHSAPPQPPSKYQLGSTSYATGLSEKPTESYLMDLHSSLPLSTHESPSSPAKVGLDSQTGPLDDISGEHLLSKSPAIITESLCTANMDFSHLLSFLPLNHPTYNPPVSTGGLVMGYAQSEPQSLLTALQPQLQDSQGSGNGLNLGPLHPLSPVFTTSLSTTTLPRFHQAFQ